One window of the Chitinophaga niabensis genome contains the following:
- a CDS encoding alpha/beta fold hydrolase: MSTIKQIVATTMIAAASITSNPAEAQVKNVVLVHGAFADGSSWSKIIPRLQAKGLNVIAVQNPLISLEEDVAATKRAIALMDGPVLLVGHSYGGMVITEAGNDPRVVGLVYVAALVPNNGQTVVDVTSAFPAAPGSGEFRQDASGFLSLSPKGINEYFAQDLPAKERQILVATQTPWAGKATVTKISTAAWKDKPSWFIIGTEDHMVPVDLARAEAKMIKAKTTELKSSHVPMVSQPEKVAEVIINAAQGL; this comes from the coding sequence ATGTCCACTATCAAACAAATCGTTGCTACAACTATGATTGCAGCAGCTTCTATTACGTCCAACCCTGCTGAAGCACAAGTTAAAAACGTAGTACTGGTACATGGTGCTTTTGCGGATGGTTCCAGCTGGTCAAAGATCATTCCCCGCCTGCAAGCCAAAGGATTGAATGTTATTGCAGTACAAAATCCGCTCATTTCCCTGGAAGAAGATGTAGCGGCAACTAAAAGGGCCATTGCTTTAATGGACGGCCCCGTTTTGCTCGTAGGGCACTCTTACGGAGGTATGGTGATCACAGAAGCAGGCAACGATCCCAGGGTGGTTGGCCTGGTATATGTTGCCGCACTGGTTCCTAACAATGGGCAAACGGTTGTGGATGTAACATCTGCATTCCCTGCTGCACCCGGTAGCGGAGAGTTCAGGCAGGATGCATCTGGCTTCCTGAGCCTGTCACCAAAAGGCATCAATGAATATTTTGCGCAGGACCTGCCCGCCAAAGAAAGGCAGATACTGGTTGCCACACAAACTCCCTGGGCAGGGAAAGCCACAGTTACCAAAATTTCAACCGCTGCCTGGAAAGATAAACCATCCTGGTTCATCATTGGCACAGAAGATCATATGGTACCGGTTGATCTTGCCAGGGCTGAAGCAAAAATGATAAAAGCGAAAACTACTGAACTGAAATCCAGTCACGTGCCAATGGTTTCCCAACCTGAAAAGGTGGCGGAAGTCATTATCAATGCAGCACAGGGATTATAA
- a CDS encoding alpha/beta hydrolase — MAQSKKPAKAENDEQIFLQVRSFLKQLNAGDGKPIEKLSPKDARDVLSNAQSSVTFDYSDIQESEKIITQDGEFVKLHIVKPIHAKPDAPVFIYIHGGGWVLGDYPTHRRLVRDLVVASGAVAVFPDYTPSPEAKYPVAINQIYATTKWVAEHGDSIGVNGKKLAVVGNSVGGNMTASVALMAKDKGGPEIKLQVMLWPVTDANFETASYNEMAKGRFLTKKMMEWFWDNYLPQKKKRNEIYASPLKASLSQLKGLPPALIQTAENDVLRDEGEAYARKLDEAGVPVTLTRYAGLIHDYGLLNALAEVPAVKTALLQAAAVIKKSLND; from the coding sequence ATGGCACAATCCAAAAAGCCGGCAAAAGCAGAAAACGATGAACAGATCTTTTTGCAGGTGAGGAGTTTTTTAAAACAACTGAATGCCGGAGATGGTAAGCCTATCGAAAAGCTAAGCCCTAAAGACGCAAGGGATGTATTATCAAACGCCCAAAGCTCAGTTACTTTTGATTATTCAGACATCCAGGAATCAGAAAAGATCATCACGCAGGATGGTGAATTTGTGAAACTCCACATTGTAAAACCTATACATGCTAAACCGGATGCTCCTGTGTTCATATATATACATGGTGGCGGATGGGTATTGGGCGATTATCCCACACACCGCAGGCTGGTAAGGGACCTGGTTGTAGCAAGTGGTGCGGTAGCAGTTTTCCCTGATTACACCCCATCTCCCGAAGCAAAATATCCCGTAGCGATCAACCAGATCTATGCTACTACAAAGTGGGTCGCAGAACATGGCGACTCCATAGGCGTGAATGGTAAAAAACTGGCGGTAGTGGGTAACAGTGTTGGTGGCAATATGACGGCATCAGTTGCCCTGATGGCAAAAGACAAAGGTGGCCCGGAAATAAAACTCCAGGTGATGTTGTGGCCTGTTACTGACGCCAATTTTGAAACAGCTTCCTATAATGAGATGGCAAAAGGCAGATTCCTCACCAAAAAAATGATGGAATGGTTCTGGGACAATTATTTACCGCAAAAGAAAAAGCGGAATGAAATTTATGCCTCTCCTTTAAAAGCTTCTCTTAGTCAATTAAAAGGCTTACCCCCTGCGCTGATCCAGACAGCAGAAAATGATGTTCTCCGGGATGAAGGAGAAGCATATGCGCGTAAACTGGATGAAGCAGGTGTGCCTGTAACGCTTACCCGGTATGCCGGCTTGATCCACGATTACGGATTATTGAATGCACTTGCAGAAGTACCGGCGGTTAAAACAGCACTCTTACAGGCAGCTGCGGTTATTAAAAAATCACTGAACGATTAA